The Micromonospora sp. NBC_00421 genome contains a region encoding:
- a CDS encoding methyltransferase encodes MTTTDLGIRAEPGSFRDPANRVFHLGEQVLRGLGPGAAADWRALAASDFFAALLAEGKVCGTTVVDPATLPDTGWTTVLRHERIPFVSHPYEWSFGMLRDAALLHLEILRRALEAGFTVKDGSAYNLQWQGATPVFIDIGSFAPLVEGEPWAGYRQFCQTLLYPLLLQAHLGVDFQPWLRARVDGIEPDQLRPLFRGIRRLLPGVPTHVHLHGAMQARHAAASSSAVAAQLRDAGYSRGLALATVRRLTKLVRRLDRRVDGGHWVDYQRTCAYSAADRAAKEDFVAAAVAAGDTARLALDLGANDGRYARIAARRAAQVVAVEQDPAVVDALYRVLRAEGDRRILPLVMDLADPSPGGGWRGVERAGFAARTHADVVLALAVVHHLAIGRNVPLSEVVDQLVGYVRPGGRLVVEFVHPEDPMAQRLLANKPAGLFPDYRSDEFARLLALRCRVERQQDLPSGTRTLYQAVVDG; translated from the coding sequence ATGACCACGACCGACCTCGGGATCCGGGCCGAACCGGGTTCCTTCCGCGACCCCGCCAACCGGGTCTTCCACCTCGGTGAGCAGGTGCTGCGCGGTCTCGGCCCCGGGGCCGCCGCCGACTGGCGCGCCCTCGCGGCCAGCGACTTCTTTGCCGCGCTGCTCGCCGAGGGCAAGGTCTGCGGCACCACGGTCGTCGACCCGGCGACGCTGCCGGACACCGGGTGGACCACGGTGCTGCGGCACGAGCGCATCCCGTTCGTGTCGCACCCGTACGAGTGGTCGTTCGGCATGTTGCGGGACGCCGCCCTGCTGCACCTGGAGATCCTGCGCCGGGCCCTCGAAGCGGGGTTCACCGTCAAGGACGGGTCGGCGTACAACCTCCAGTGGCAGGGTGCGACGCCGGTGTTCATCGACATCGGCTCGTTCGCGCCGCTGGTCGAGGGGGAGCCCTGGGCCGGCTACCGGCAGTTCTGCCAGACGCTGCTCTACCCGCTGCTGCTCCAGGCCCACCTCGGCGTGGACTTCCAGCCCTGGCTGCGGGCCCGGGTCGACGGCATCGAACCGGACCAGCTGCGCCCGCTGTTCCGGGGCATCCGGCGACTGTTGCCCGGCGTGCCGACGCACGTGCACCTGCACGGCGCGATGCAGGCCCGGCACGCCGCGGCCAGCAGCAGCGCCGTCGCCGCCCAGTTGCGCGACGCGGGCTACTCCCGCGGCCTGGCCTTGGCCACCGTACGCCGGTTGACGAAGCTGGTCCGTCGGCTGGACCGGCGGGTCGACGGCGGTCACTGGGTCGACTACCAGCGCACCTGTGCCTACAGCGCGGCGGACCGGGCGGCCAAGGAGGACTTCGTCGCGGCGGCCGTGGCGGCCGGCGACACCGCCCGGTTGGCGCTCGACCTCGGCGCCAACGACGGCCGTTACGCCCGGATCGCCGCCCGACGCGCCGCCCAGGTGGTCGCCGTCGAGCAGGACCCGGCCGTGGTCGACGCCCTCTACCGGGTGCTGCGCGCCGAGGGCGACCGGCGGATCCTGCCGCTGGTGATGGATCTGGCCGACCCGTCGCCCGGCGGCGGCTGGCGGGGCGTGGAGCGGGCCGGGTTCGCCGCCCGGACCCACGCCGACGTGGTGCTCGCCCTCGCCGTGGTGCACCACCTGGCGATCGGTCGCAACGTGCCGCTGTCCGAGGTGGTCGACCAGTTGGTCGGCTACGTCCGGCCCGGCGGCCGGCTGGTGGTGGAGTTCGTCCACCCGGAGGACCCGATGGCGCAGCGGCTGCTGGCGAACAAGCCGGCCGGGCTCTTCCCCGACTACCGGAGCGACGAGTTCGCACGGCTGCTGGCCCTCCGCTGCCGGGTCGAACGTCAGCAGGACCTGCCATCCGGAACCCGGACGCTCTACCAGGCGGTGGTGGATGGCTGA
- a CDS encoding VOC family protein: MTPRFDLVSTAVTDMARTLDFYRRLGLDIPADADHEDHVEVPLPGGLRLAWDTVTMLRGFHPEWTPPSGSPRASLAFRCADPAEVDRYWATLTDAGFHGEVAPWDAFWGQRYAVLHDPDGNGVDLFAPLDPS; encoded by the coding sequence ATGACGCCTCGCTTCGATCTCGTCAGCACCGCGGTCACCGACATGGCCCGCACCCTGGACTTCTATCGTCGGCTCGGGCTGGACATCCCGGCCGACGCCGACCACGAGGACCACGTCGAGGTCCCCCTGCCGGGTGGACTGCGGCTGGCCTGGGACACCGTGACGATGCTGCGCGGTTTCCACCCCGAATGGACGCCGCCCAGCGGTAGCCCACGCGCCAGCCTCGCCTTCCGGTGTGCCGATCCCGCCGAGGTGGACCGGTACTGGGCCACGCTCACCGACGCGGGGTTTCACGGCGAGGTCGCCCCCTGGGACGCCTTCTGGGGCCAGCGGTACGCCGTCCTGCACGACCCGGACGGCAACGGCGTCGACCTCTTCGCCCCCCTCGACCCGAGCTGA
- a CDS encoding glycosyltransferase family 4 protein, translating to MTTLRISDQLATAVDRTCRPTPTFRPQIPQQGGGSGVPPRTRRILMLSWEYPPVLVGGLGRHVHALSVALAAAGHEVTVVTRHTEGAPLEEYADGVRIVRAAEDPVTFPLATDSLLAWTMAFNHTLTRAALRATESGTYDVIHAHDWLVAHTAMTLRAHLDVPLVSTIHATEAGRHQGWLPGEMNRTIHGVEQWLAAESGRVVVCSRYMRDEVGALFDVPTARVDVVPNGVEPHRWKVPTSAVTAARTRFAGDGPLVTFAGRLVYEKGVQHLIAGLPRLRERHPGLRAVIVGDGPYKAELEAEVHRLGLGGTVAMPGFLGGTDLPAVMAASDCFVVPSIYEPFGMVALEGAAAGAPLAVSETGGLAEIVEPGVTGMTFAPEDPADLTEAVHALLSDRDRARVLARRARAMVHEQYGWSAIAQRTATAYASAIAGDAAFTAQRAEQRMATGRVTAPIPAGNLLVAAGLR from the coding sequence GTGACCACCCTGCGGATCAGCGACCAGCTCGCGACCGCTGTGGACCGGACCTGCCGGCCCACCCCCACCTTCCGGCCCCAGATCCCCCAGCAGGGCGGCGGCTCCGGCGTGCCCCCGCGCACCCGACGCATCCTGATGCTCTCCTGGGAGTACCCGCCGGTGCTGGTGGGCGGGCTCGGCCGGCACGTGCACGCCCTGTCGGTGGCCCTGGCCGCCGCCGGGCACGAGGTCACCGTCGTCACCCGGCACACCGAGGGCGCGCCGCTGGAGGAGTACGCCGACGGCGTGCGGATCGTCCGGGCCGCCGAGGATCCGGTGACCTTCCCGCTGGCCACCGACTCGCTGCTGGCCTGGACGATGGCGTTCAACCACACCCTGACCCGGGCCGCCCTGCGGGCCACCGAGTCCGGCACGTACGACGTGATCCACGCCCACGACTGGCTGGTCGCGCACACCGCCATGACGCTGCGCGCGCACCTGGACGTGCCGCTGGTCAGCACCATCCACGCCACCGAGGCCGGCCGGCACCAGGGCTGGCTGCCGGGCGAGATGAACCGCACCATCCACGGCGTCGAGCAGTGGCTGGCCGCCGAGTCCGGCCGGGTGGTCGTCTGCTCCCGGTACATGCGCGACGAGGTGGGCGCGCTGTTCGACGTGCCGACCGCCCGGGTCGACGTGGTCCCCAACGGGGTCGAGCCGCACCGCTGGAAGGTGCCGACCTCGGCGGTCACCGCGGCCCGCACCCGGTTCGCCGGGGACGGTCCGCTCGTCACCTTCGCCGGTCGGCTGGTCTACGAGAAGGGCGTCCAGCACCTGATCGCCGGCCTGCCCCGGCTGCGGGAACGGCACCCCGGCCTGCGTGCGGTGATCGTCGGGGACGGGCCGTACAAGGCGGAGTTGGAGGCCGAGGTGCACCGGCTCGGGTTGGGCGGCACGGTCGCCATGCCCGGCTTCCTCGGCGGCACCGACCTGCCGGCCGTGATGGCCGCCTCGGACTGCTTCGTGGTGCCCAGCATCTACGAGCCGTTCGGGATGGTCGCCCTGGAGGGGGCGGCGGCCGGTGCGCCGCTCGCGGTGTCCGAGACCGGTGGGCTGGCCGAGATCGTCGAGCCGGGGGTGACCGGGATGACCTTCGCCCCGGAGGACCCGGCCGACCTCACCGAGGCCGTCCACGCGCTGCTGTCGGACCGGGACCGTGCCCGGGTGCTCGCCCGCCGCGCCCGCGCCATGGTGCACGAGCAGTACGGCTGGTCGGCGATCGCCCAGCGCACCGCGACGGCGTACGCCTCGGCGATCGCCGGGGACGCCGCGTTCACCGCGCAGCGTGCCGAGCAGCGGATGGCGACCGGCCGGGTCACCGCCCCGATCCCGGCGGGCAACCTGCTCGTCGCCGCCGGCCTGCGCTGA
- the glgX gene encoding glycogen debranching protein GlgX, protein MQVWPGERYPLGATYDGMGTNFAIFSEVAEKIELCLFDEWDTGAERRVELREVDAYVWHAYIPGIEPGQRYGYRVHGPYDPANGVRCNPHKLLLDPYAKAVDGEVSWDPAVYDYEWGGDPDRMSETDSAPFMPKSVVVNPYFDWGNDRPPRTPYHHSVIYEAHVRGLTMRHPDIPEELRGTYAAIASPVMIDYFKQLGVTAIELMPVHEFVHDHRLADLGLRNYWGYNSIGFFAPHHGYSALGRLGQQVQEFRGMVKALHAAGIEVILDVVYNHTAEGNHLGPTLSFKGVDAPSYYRLSEEDRRYFVDYTGTGNSLNVRSPHSLQLIMDSLRYWVTEMHVDGFRFDLAATLAREFYEVDRLSTFFEVVQQDPVVSQVKLIAEPWDVGPGGYQVGNFPPLWTEWNGKYRDTVRDFWRGEPATLAEFASRISGSADLYQDDGRRPFHSINFVTCHDGFTLNDLVSYNDKHNEANGEENRDGEGHNRSWNCGVEGETDDAGVTALRARQRRNFLATLMLSQGVPMLGHGDEMGRTQHGNNNAYCQDSELAWVDWEQADDELLAFVRRLTDFRNRHQVFRRRRFFTGLPVGGRNAEAGLPDLAWYTPDGREMTGEDWGNDFGRSVALFVNGDGIPERGQYGQRHRDTSFLLCFNAHDAPLDFTLPGEEFGKRWELVISTAEPDPEKPTVVEAGGAICVPDRSLVVLERTV, encoded by the coding sequence ATGCAGGTCTGGCCGGGTGAGCGTTACCCCCTGGGCGCCACCTATGACGGGATGGGCACCAACTTCGCGATCTTCTCGGAGGTCGCCGAGAAGATCGAGTTGTGCCTCTTCGACGAGTGGGACACCGGTGCCGAGCGCCGGGTCGAGCTGCGTGAGGTCGACGCGTACGTCTGGCACGCGTACATCCCCGGGATCGAGCCGGGTCAGCGGTACGGCTACCGGGTCCACGGCCCGTACGACCCGGCCAACGGGGTCCGGTGCAACCCGCACAAGCTGCTGCTCGACCCGTACGCCAAGGCGGTCGACGGCGAGGTCAGCTGGGACCCGGCGGTCTACGACTACGAGTGGGGCGGCGACCCGGACCGGATGTCGGAGACCGACTCGGCCCCGTTCATGCCCAAGTCGGTGGTGGTGAACCCGTACTTCGACTGGGGCAACGACCGACCGCCGCGCACCCCGTACCACCACTCGGTGATCTACGAGGCGCACGTGCGCGGGCTGACCATGCGCCACCCCGACATCCCGGAGGAGCTGCGCGGCACCTATGCGGCGATCGCCTCCCCGGTGATGATCGACTACTTCAAGCAGCTCGGGGTGACCGCGATCGAGCTGATGCCGGTGCACGAGTTCGTGCACGACCACCGGCTGGCCGACCTCGGCCTGCGCAACTACTGGGGCTACAACAGCATCGGCTTCTTCGCCCCGCACCACGGCTACTCCGCGCTGGGTCGGCTCGGCCAGCAGGTGCAGGAGTTCCGGGGCATGGTCAAGGCGCTGCACGCCGCCGGCATCGAGGTCATCCTCGACGTGGTCTACAACCACACCGCCGAGGGCAACCACCTGGGCCCGACGCTGAGCTTCAAGGGCGTCGACGCCCCCAGCTACTACCGGCTGTCCGAAGAGGACAGGCGCTACTTCGTCGACTACACCGGCACCGGCAACAGCCTCAACGTACGCAGCCCGCACTCGCTCCAGCTGATCATGGATTCGCTGCGCTACTGGGTGACCGAGATGCACGTCGACGGCTTCCGGTTCGACCTCGCCGCCACCCTGGCCCGCGAGTTCTACGAGGTGGACCGGCTCTCCACCTTCTTCGAGGTGGTGCAGCAGGACCCGGTGGTCAGCCAGGTGAAGTTGATCGCCGAACCGTGGGACGTCGGCCCCGGCGGCTACCAGGTCGGCAACTTCCCGCCACTGTGGACGGAGTGGAACGGCAAGTACCGCGACACGGTCCGCGACTTCTGGCGTGGCGAGCCGGCCACCCTGGCCGAGTTCGCCTCCCGCATCTCCGGCTCGGCCGACCTCTACCAGGACGACGGCCGCCGCCCGTTCCACAGCATCAACTTCGTCACCTGCCACGACGGGTTCACCCTCAACGACCTGGTGTCGTACAACGACAAGCACAACGAGGCCAACGGCGAGGAGAACCGCGACGGCGAGGGCCACAACCGGTCCTGGAACTGCGGCGTCGAGGGGGAGACCGACGACGCCGGCGTCACCGCCCTGCGGGCCCGGCAGCGGCGCAACTTCCTGGCCACCCTGATGCTGTCCCAGGGTGTGCCGATGCTCGGCCACGGCGACGAGATGGGCCGCACCCAGCACGGCAACAACAACGCCTACTGCCAGGACAGCGAGCTGGCCTGGGTGGACTGGGAGCAGGCCGACGACGAGCTGCTGGCCTTCGTCCGGCGGCTCACCGACTTCCGCAACCGGCACCAGGTGTTCCGTCGCCGCCGGTTCTTCACCGGCCTGCCGGTGGGCGGCCGCAATGCCGAGGCGGGGCTGCCCGACCTGGCCTGGTACACCCCCGACGGCAGGGAGATGACAGGCGAGGACTGGGGCAACGACTTCGGCCGGTCGGTGGCCCTGTTCGTCAACGGCGACGGCATCCCCGAACGCGGCCAGTACGGTCAGCGGCACCGGGACACGTCGTTCCTGCTCTGCTTCAACGCCCACGACGCGCCGCTGGACTTCACCCTGCCGGGTGAGGAGTTCGGCAAGCGGTGGGAACTGGTGATCAGCACGGCGGAGCCGGACCCTGAGAAGCCGACGGTGGTCGAGGCGGGCGGCGCGATCTGCGTGCCGGACCGCTCCCTGGTGGTCCTGGAGAGGACGGTCTGA
- a CDS encoding helix-turn-helix transcriptional regulator yields MYRERPAEAIVGAVLWASESRPDAPPTRVLPDGCLDLLWSSRSGLLVAGPDRTAHLSVSTPGEHWRGVRLPPGVGPAVFGIPADELRDRRVPLEALWGRAAIRLPEQLGTSPTAADLATVAAERLARVGGADPLGPRVAALLAAGATVTATAVEVGLGPRALHRRSQALFGYGPKTLARILRLHRALALARRGVGLAEVAARAGYADQAHFTRDARALAGVPPTALLTP; encoded by the coding sequence GTGTACCGGGAACGACCTGCGGAGGCGATCGTCGGCGCGGTGCTCTGGGCCAGCGAGAGCCGCCCGGACGCCCCGCCGACACGCGTGCTGCCCGACGGTTGCCTGGACCTGCTCTGGTCGAGCCGGTCGGGCCTGCTGGTCGCCGGGCCGGACCGCACGGCGCACCTGAGCGTGTCGACGCCGGGGGAGCATTGGCGCGGTGTCCGGCTACCTCCCGGGGTGGGCCCGGCCGTCTTCGGCATCCCCGCCGACGAGCTGCGCGACCGCCGGGTACCCCTCGAAGCCCTCTGGGGGCGGGCCGCCATCCGGCTCCCCGAGCAACTCGGCACGTCGCCGACGGCCGCCGACCTGGCCACGGTGGCTGCCGAGCGGCTCGCCCGGGTGGGTGGCGCGGACCCGCTCGGCCCCCGGGTGGCCGCGCTGCTCGCCGCCGGTGCCACGGTCACCGCGACCGCCGTCGAGGTCGGCCTCGGCCCGCGCGCCCTGCACCGACGCAGCCAAGCCCTCTTCGGGTACGGCCCGAAGACCCTCGCCCGCATCCTGCGGCTGCACCGAGCCCTCGCCCTGGCCCGTCGCGGCGTCGGATTGGCCGAGGTGGCCGCCCGCGCCGGCTACGCCGACCAGGCCCACTTCACCCGCGACGCCCGGGCCCTGGCGGGCGTCCCGCCGACCGCGCTGCTCACCCCGTGA
- a CDS encoding asparaginase codes for MRIAVLATGGTIASRWDPDEGLAVTDSVADLLKNVTVTADVEIHGFDLSCRPSFALSLDDMLTTVHAVRAKLADGFAGVVVTHGTDTLEEAAYLTGQLTGPDARVVLTGAQRSADEPDSDARRNLTDAIRVVSAPQPMGAATVMGGVAYAAVESRKVHTSAVSAFSGGTAGVLALVDPDGVLRVSTAARGSHYADRPVPTTLPRVDLIKLVAGADGTHLRASLRAGAAGIVVEAFGAGNAPPAVAEAVGEARRRGVPVVITSRTGAGRVRPVYAGGGATLARAGALFAGDLTGTQARVALALALAVEAPGAVPEALRTMVEGRRP; via the coding sequence GTGCGGATCGCGGTTCTGGCAACCGGTGGGACGATCGCGTCGCGGTGGGACCCCGACGAGGGCCTGGCCGTGACCGACTCCGTCGCGGACCTGCTGAAGAACGTCACCGTCACGGCAGACGTCGAGATCCACGGGTTCGACCTGTCCTGCCGCCCGAGCTTCGCGCTCTCCCTGGACGACATGCTCACCACCGTCCACGCCGTCCGGGCCAAGCTCGCCGACGGGTTCGCCGGCGTCGTCGTCACCCACGGGACCGACACGTTGGAAGAGGCCGCCTACCTGACCGGGCAGCTCACCGGGCCCGACGCCCGCGTCGTGCTGACCGGCGCGCAACGCAGCGCCGACGAACCCGACTCCGATGCCCGGCGCAACCTCACCGACGCGATCCGGGTGGTCAGCGCGCCGCAGCCGATGGGAGCGGCGACGGTCATGGGTGGCGTCGCCTACGCCGCGGTGGAGAGCCGCAAGGTGCACACCTCGGCGGTGTCGGCGTTCTCCGGCGGCACCGCCGGGGTGCTGGCCCTGGTGGACCCGGACGGCGTGCTGCGGGTGTCGACCGCCGCCCGGGGCAGCCACTACGCCGACCGACCGGTCCCCACCACGCTTCCCCGGGTGGACCTGATCAAGCTCGTCGCCGGCGCGGACGGCACCCACCTCCGCGCGTCGCTGCGCGCGGGGGCCGCCGGGATCGTGGTCGAGGCGTTCGGGGCCGGCAACGCGCCGCCCGCGGTCGCCGAGGCCGTCGGGGAAGCCCGCCGGCGCGGCGTACCCGTGGTCATCACCAGCCGGACCGGGGCGGGCCGGGTCCGCCCGGTGTACGCCGGCGGCGGCGCCACCCTCGCCCGTGCCGGCGCGCTCTTCGCCGGTGACCTCACCGGCACCCAGGCCCGGGTGGCGCTGGCCCTCGCCCTGGCCGTCGAAGCACCCGGCGCCGTGCCGGAAGCCCTGCGCACCATGGTGGAAGGACGTCGACCGTGA
- a CDS encoding citrate synthase, which yields MTEVKLDHPGGQLSMPVQGAVEGPAGIGVSKLLKETGMTTYDPGFVNTASCSSAITYIDGDAGILRYRGYPIDQLAEKSSFLEVSYLLIYGELPTQQQLGEFSERIRRHSLLHEEMRRFFDGFPRDAHPMAVLSSAVSAISTFYQDSLDPFDSEHVEMSTVRLMAKVPTIASYAYKKSIGQPLLYPDNSLGYVENFLRMNFGVPAEPYEVDPVVARVLDMLFVLHADHEQNCSTSTVRLVGSSNANLFASVSAGVNALFGPLHGGANQAVLEMLEKIEADGGDVASFVRKVKDKQDGVKLMGFGHRVYKNYDPRAAIVKKAAQDVLGRMATPDPLLDLAMQLEEIALADDFFVSRRLYPNVDFYTGLIYKAMGFPTKMFTVLFALGRLPGWIAQWREMISDPETKIGRPRQIYTGAPEREFTAISQR from the coding sequence ATGACGGAAGTGAAGCTCGACCACCCCGGTGGGCAACTTTCCATGCCGGTGCAGGGCGCGGTCGAGGGTCCTGCGGGCATCGGGGTCAGCAAGCTGCTCAAAGAAACCGGGATGACAACATACGACCCCGGTTTCGTGAACACGGCCTCCTGTTCGTCCGCGATCACCTACATCGACGGTGACGCGGGCATCCTGCGGTACCGCGGCTATCCGATCGACCAGCTGGCCGAGAAGTCCTCCTTCCTGGAGGTCTCCTACCTGCTCATCTACGGTGAGCTGCCGACCCAGCAGCAGCTGGGCGAGTTCAGCGAGCGGATCCGGCGGCACTCCCTGCTGCACGAGGAGATGCGCCGGTTCTTCGACGGGTTCCCCCGGGACGCCCACCCGATGGCCGTGCTGTCCTCGGCGGTCAGCGCCATCTCCACCTTCTACCAGGACAGCCTGGACCCGTTCGACTCCGAGCACGTGGAGATGTCCACGGTCCGGCTGATGGCGAAGGTCCCCACCATCGCCTCGTACGCCTACAAGAAGTCCATCGGGCAGCCGCTGCTGTACCCGGACAACTCGCTGGGCTACGTGGAGAACTTCCTGCGGATGAACTTCGGCGTGCCCGCCGAGCCGTACGAGGTCGACCCGGTGGTGGCCCGGGTGCTGGACATGCTGTTCGTCCTGCACGCCGACCACGAGCAGAACTGCTCGACCTCCACCGTGCGGCTGGTCGGCTCCAGCAACGCCAACCTCTTCGCCTCGGTCTCGGCCGGGGTGAACGCCCTGTTCGGGCCGCTGCACGGCGGTGCCAACCAGGCCGTGCTGGAGATGCTGGAGAAGATCGAGGCCGACGGCGGTGACGTCGCGTCCTTCGTCCGCAAGGTGAAGGACAAGCAGGACGGTGTGAAGCTGATGGGCTTCGGGCACCGGGTCTACAAGAACTACGACCCGCGGGCCGCCATCGTCAAGAAGGCCGCCCAGGACGTGCTCGGCCGGATGGCCACCCCGGACCCGCTGCTGGATCTCGCGATGCAGCTGGAGGAGATCGCGCTGGCCGACGACTTCTTCGTGTCCCGCCGGCTCTACCCCAACGTGGACTTCTACACCGGCCTGATCTACAAGGCCATGGGCTTCCCGACCAAGATGTTCACGGTGCTGTTCGCGCTGGGCCGGCTGCCCGGCTGGATCGCCCAGTGGCGCGAGATGATCAGCGACCCGGAGACGAAGATCGGCCGGCCCCGGCAGATCTACACCGGCGCCCCCGAGCGGGAGTTCACCGCGATCTCGCAGCGCTGA
- a CDS encoding sulfatase-like hydrolase/transferase: protein MAEPTLTSTPSRRQVPVAPPGADGESTPSTRRVELRRAGEVVALVGLVVTQPLLDVLGRSPDFFLFHRATSGDVLALVALVALVPGAVVVLLGAVTRLAGVRVRTGTHTVVVGLLLAALAVQVGRQVTPLRGVPLLLVAVLVGAGGAAAHRRWSVLGRVLRVAALGPVVFVGLFLFASPASAVVLPRAHEGAAGVAGPGSHPPVVMIVLDELPLVSLLGPDGRIDATRYPNFAELAGGATWYRNATGVSGWTPYALPAMLTGRYPAQPSAPHYSQYPDNLFTALGGLYDIRAQESITRLCPPSRCDQPVAPEQGLGVLVRESSTLLRRIAAPVDSRVDPEESYREQTAAEVGLDAAEPVPADPKFRWDSLNDNQPARFTSFLAGLRPADRPTLHFLHLLMPHPPWTYLPSGARYVAPDDLPNDGAGWVDLARARHLAQLRYTDRLLGETLRTLRASGLYDRSLLLLTADHGVSFTRDWQGRGRDAIDHAAGEVAWVPMFVKAPGQRAGRVDDRNWEHVDLLPTIADEVHVRIPWRLDGRSAKQPPRERTEKYFYDRPGERIVLPGGVPARPVPPAPHPLVGTTVGEKPAGGTATVADLAAFDHVDPASGELPALVGGSVPRQVPDGTLLAVAVNGRVGAVVPVVPRDQGGRRFAAFLPDDHLFRPGANRLDIYRVGADGGLRRLTLS, encoded by the coding sequence ATGGCTGAACCGACCCTCACCAGTACGCCGAGCCGCCGTCAGGTACCCGTCGCACCACCCGGGGCGGACGGGGAGTCCACCCCGTCCACCCGGCGGGTCGAGCTGCGCCGGGCGGGCGAGGTGGTCGCCCTGGTCGGCCTGGTGGTCACCCAACCCCTGCTCGACGTGCTGGGCCGCAGCCCCGACTTCTTCCTGTTCCACCGGGCCACCAGCGGGGACGTCCTCGCGTTGGTGGCGTTGGTCGCGCTGGTGCCCGGTGCCGTCGTGGTGCTGCTCGGGGCGGTGACCCGGCTGGCCGGCGTCCGGGTCCGGACCGGTACCCACACCGTCGTCGTCGGGTTGCTGCTGGCCGCGCTTGCCGTGCAGGTAGGTCGGCAGGTGACGCCGCTGCGGGGCGTACCGCTGCTGCTGGTGGCGGTGCTGGTCGGCGCGGGCGGGGCGGCGGCGCACCGGCGCTGGTCGGTGCTCGGTCGGGTGCTGCGGGTGGCCGCCCTCGGGCCGGTGGTCTTCGTCGGGTTGTTCCTGTTCGCCTCGCCGGCCTCGGCGGTGGTGCTGCCCCGGGCGCACGAGGGCGCCGCCGGGGTGGCCGGACCGGGGTCGCACCCGCCGGTCGTCATGATCGTCCTGGACGAGTTGCCGCTGGTCTCGCTGCTCGGCCCGGACGGGCGGATCGACGCCACCCGCTACCCGAACTTCGCCGAGCTGGCCGGCGGCGCGACCTGGTACCGCAACGCCACCGGGGTCAGCGGCTGGACGCCGTACGCGCTGCCGGCGATGCTGACCGGCCGCTACCCGGCGCAGCCTTCCGCGCCGCACTACTCGCAGTACCCGGACAACCTCTTCACCGCCCTCGGCGGCCTGTACGACATCCGCGCCCAGGAGAGCATCACCCGGCTCTGCCCGCCCAGCCGCTGCGACCAGCCGGTCGCCCCGGAGCAGGGGCTCGGCGTGCTGGTGCGGGAGAGCAGCACGCTGCTGCGCCGGATCGCCGCGCCGGTGGACAGCCGGGTCGACCCGGAGGAGTCGTACCGGGAGCAGACCGCCGCCGAGGTGGGCCTGGACGCCGCCGAACCGGTCCCGGCCGACCCGAAGTTCCGCTGGGACAGCCTCAACGACAACCAGCCCGCCCGGTTCACCAGCTTCCTCGCCGGCCTGCGCCCGGCCGACCGGCCGACCCTGCACTTCCTGCACCTGTTGATGCCGCACCCGCCGTGGACGTACCTGCCGTCCGGGGCCCGCTACGTCGCCCCGGACGACCTGCCCAACGACGGCGCGGGCTGGGTGGACCTGGCGCGGGCCCGGCACCTGGCCCAGTTGCGGTACACCGACCGGCTGCTCGGCGAGACGCTGCGGACGCTGCGCGCCAGCGGCCTGTACGACAGGTCGCTGCTCCTGCTCACCGCGGACCACGGGGTGAGTTTCACCAGGGACTGGCAGGGGCGGGGGCGGGACGCGATCGACCACGCGGCCGGCGAGGTCGCCTGGGTGCCGATGTTCGTCAAGGCCCCCGGTCAACGCGCCGGAAGGGTCGACGACCGCAACTGGGAGCACGTCGACCTGCTGCCCACCATCGCCGACGAGGTGCACGTCCGGATCCCGTGGCGGCTCGACGGGCGGTCGGCGAAGCAACCGCCGCGGGAGCGTACCGAGAAGTACTTCTACGACCGGCCCGGTGAGCGGATCGTCCTCCCCGGCGGGGTGCCGGCCCGGCCCGTGCCGCCCGCCCCGCATCCGCTTGTCGGTACGACGGTGGGGGAGAAGCCGGCCGGCGGCACCGCCACCGTGGCGGACCTGGCCGCGTTCGACCACGTCGATCCGGCGTCCGGGGAGCTGCCGGCCCTGGTCGGGGGCAGCGTGCCCCGGCAGGTGCCCGACGGCACGCTGCTCGCGGTCGCCGTCAACGGCCGGGTCGGCGCGGTCGTCCCGGTGGTGCCGAGGGACCAGGGGGGCCGCCGGTTCGCCGCCTTCCTCCCCGACGACCACCTGTTCCGGCCCGGGGCGAACCGGTTGGACATCTACCGGGTGGGTGCCGACGGCGGGCTGCGCCGGCTGACCCTTTCCTGA